CTGCAGGGCGACGCCAAGTGGGGCGAGTCGATCATGGAGCTCATGAACGCCGTCGACGAGGCGATCCCGACCCCGGAGCGCGAGACCGACAAGCCGTTCCTGATGCCGGTCGAGGACGTCTTCACGATCACCGGTCGTGGCACCGTCATCACGGGCCGCATCGAGCGGGGCATCGTGAAGGTCAACGAGGAGGTCGAGATCGTCGGCATCCGCGAGGGCTCGCAGAAGAGCACCGTCACCGGTGTCGAGATGTTCCGCAAGCTGCTCGACGAGGGCCAGGCCGGTGAGAACGTCGGTCTGCTGCTCCGTGGCACCAAGCGCGAGGACGTCGAGCGCGGCATGGTCGTCATCAAGCCGGGCACCACGACCCCGCACACCAACTTCGAGGCCTCGGTCTACATCCTCTCGAAGGAGGAGGGCGGCCGTCACACGCCGTTCTTCAACAACTACCGTCCGCAGTTCTACTTCCGCACCACGGACGTGACCGGCGTCGTGACCCTCCCCGAGGGCACCGAGATGGTCATGCCGGGCGACAACACGGAGATGGCCGTCGAGCTCATCCAGCCGATCGCCATGGACGAGGGCCTGCGGTTCGCGATCCGGGAGGGTGGCCGCACCGTCGGCGCCGGCCGGGTCACCAAGATCACCAAGTGATCCCCGCGGGTCGCTGACCCGCTGATCCACCAGTTCGGCCCCGGGCTCCGGTCCGGGGCCGAGCTGCATTTCCGGCGACCCTGTCGGTGGCTGCGGCTAGCCTGCCGCGCATGGCACTCACCCTGGGCATGATCACCATGGACACCTCGGACGCGACGGCTCTCGCCGGCTGGTGGGCCGAGCAGACCGGCTCCCACGTCGTGCAGGACTTCGACGGTGGCTACCTCATCCTCGCGGGCGGCGGGCTGCCGGCGCTGCTGGCCTTCCAGCAGGTCGACGACCCGACGCCCGGCAAGAACCGGGTCCACCTCGACCTGTCGGCCGACGACCTCGACGCGGAGGTCGAGCGCCTGCTCGGTGCGGGCGCGTCCCTGGTCGGGCGCCGGGGTGACGACAACTTCCGGTGGGTCACGCTGGCCGACCCCGACGGCAACCAGTT
This genomic interval from Nocardioides euryhalodurans contains the following:
- the tuf gene encoding elongation factor Tu, which translates into the protein MAKAKFERTKPHVNIGTIGHIDHGKTTLTAAITKVLHDKHPDLNAASAFDEIDKAPEERQRGITISIAHVEYQTEARHYAHVDCPGHADYIKNMITGAAQMDGAILVVAATDGPMPQTREHVLLARQVGVPALVVALNKCDMVDDEELIELVEMEVRELLSEYEFPGDDIPVVQVAAFPALQGDAKWGESIMELMNAVDEAIPTPERETDKPFLMPVEDVFTITGRGTVITGRIERGIVKVNEEVEIVGIREGSQKSTVTGVEMFRKLLDEGQAGENVGLLLRGTKREDVERGMVVIKPGTTTPHTNFEASVYILSKEEGGRHTPFFNNYRPQFYFRTTDVTGVVTLPEGTEMVMPGDNTEMAVELIQPIAMDEGLRFAIREGGRTVGAGRVTKITK
- a CDS encoding VOC family protein, with the protein product MALTLGMITMDTSDATALAGWWAEQTGSHVVQDFDGGYLILAGGGLPALLAFQQVDDPTPGKNRVHLDLSADDLDAEVERLLGAGASLVGRRGDDNFRWVTLADPDGNQFCVAASAESAGLA